A genomic region of Branchiostoma lanceolatum isolate klBraLanc5 chromosome 4, klBraLanc5.hap2, whole genome shotgun sequence contains the following coding sequences:
- the LOC136433591 gene encoding cytochrome P450 2U1-like, which produces MGPQDVVVVNGCVAIKEALVMKGAHFSDRPALFLTVEAASLSKGIIMRKYGDDWKRFRRFGLSSLRHFGMGKKTLEPSIQQECRRLCQSFKDMDGEPFDPSRFLQIAVGNVIAAIALGRRFEPDDHDFHEELKRVDLGFKLFLQAQILNFYPTLRYVPGVRGLLNKWREVYFDSKRWFQKIIDDHKETFDPSKIRDITDMCLLELHQSKGGKIFLKEENTWHILGDFLAAGTETTATTLSWPLLYLALNPAWQRKVQEELDTVVGRDEIPPYSRREELPFTEATILESQRIRTVLPLSVPHCTSSPTSLQGYDIPAHTQVWVNLWSVHMDPAYWSHPDTFDPSRFLDDNGRVKVPEAFMPFSTGRRICLGEQLAKMELFLFLASLLQQFTFKLPEGAPKPDMSGVIGATISPRPYKIQAVYRKA; this is translated from the exons ATGGGTCCTCAGGACGTGGTGGTTGTGAACGGGTGTGTCGCCATCAAGGAGGCCCTGGTCATGAAGGGCGCGCACTTCTCGGATAGACCCGCGCTGTTCCTCACGGTTGAAGCTGCTTCACTCAGCAAAG GAATCATCATGCGAAAGTATGGCGATGACTGGAAACGTTTCCGACGGTTCGGTCTCTCCAGTCTTCGCCACTTTGGTATGGGCAAGAAAACACTCGAGCCAAGCATTCAACAGGAATGCCGCCGACTTTGCCAGTCCTTTAAG GATATGGATGGAGAGCCTTTCGATCCCAGTCGCTTCCTTCAAATTGCCGTCGGCAATGTCATTGCTGCCATTGCACTTGGAAGGCGGTTTGAGCCGGATGATCACGATTTTCATGAAGAATTAAAGAGGGTTGATCTGGGCTTCAAGCTGTTTCTTCAGGCCCAGATTCTGAACTTTTATCCAACTCTGAGATATGTCCCTGGCGTTCGTGGCTTGTTAAATAAGTGGAGAGAAGTGTATTTCGATTCAAAACGGTGGTTTCAAAAGATTATCGATGACCACAAGGAGACCTTCGACCCTTCCAAGATCCGCGACATAACTGACATGTGCCTGCTGGAACTGCACCAAAGCAAGGGAGGTAAAATCTTCTTGAAGGAGGAAAACACATGGCACATCTTAGGGGATTTTCTTGCGGCAGGTACAGAAACGACGGCGACGACTCTCTCCTGGCCACTGCTCTACCTCGCGCTCAACCCTGCTTGGCAGCGGAAAGTCCAAGAGGAGCTGGATACCGTGGTAGGACGTGATGAAATCCCGCCTTACTCCAGACGTGAGGAGCTGCCCTTCACAGAAGCGACCATCCTGGAGAGTCAGCGGATCCGCACCGTGCTTCCCCTGTCCGTGCCCCACTGCACCTCGTCCCCGACCAGCCTACAGGGGTACGACATCCCTGCACACACCCAGGTGTGGGTTAACCTGTGGTCCGTCCACATGGACCCTGCCTACTGGTCCCACCCGGACACGTTCGACCCCAGCAGGTTCCTGGACGACAACGGGAGGGTCAAGGTCCCAGAGGCCTTCATGCCGTTCTCCACAG GGAGAAGAATTTGCCTCGGCGAGCAGCTGGCCAAGATGGAGCTGTTCCTGTTCCTCGCGTCCCTACTGCAGCAGTTCACCTTTAAACTGCCAGAGGGCGCGCCTAAACCAGATATGTCCGGAGTGATCGGAGCCACTATCTCTCCCAGGCCGTACAAGATACAGGCGGTTTATCGCAAGGCGTAG
- the LOC136433589 gene encoding cytochrome P450 2U1-like, whose product MEFVDLTTGLVLVCSFLLSLLCLRTWAGHHGRPDKFPPSPPGLPFLGNLLSLTREPHLQLTAWRRQYGDVFSLRMGPQDVVVVNGCAAIKEALVMKGAHFSDRPALFLTEAASASKGIIMRKYGDDWKSFRRFGLSSLRHFGVGKKTLEPSIQQECRRLNQSFKDLDGEPFDASRFLQIATGNVISAIGLGRRFEPDDHDYQEQLKRTDVAFKLFLQAQILNFYPTLRYVPGVRGLLNKWREVYFASKQWFLKIIDDHKETFDPSEIRDITDMCLLELQQSKGSKTFLKEENTWHIVGDFLAAGTETSATTLSWALLYLALNPAWQRKVQEELDTVVGSDEIPPYSRREELPYTEATILESQRIRTTVPLSVPHCTSSPTSLQGYDIPAHTQVWVNLWSVHMDPAYWSHPDTFDPSRFLDDNGRVKVPEAFMPFSTGRRICLGEQLAKMELFLFLTSLLQQFTFKLPEGAPEPDLSGDIGITLLPKPFKLQAISRKSSM is encoded by the exons ATGGAGTTTGTAGACCTGACCACGGGTCTTGTCTTGGTCTGTTCGTTCCTTCTGTCGCTCCTCTGTCTCCGGACATGGGCAGGACACCACGGCCGTCCCGACAAGTTTCCCCCCAGCCCCCCTGGGCTGCCGTTCTTGGGGAACCTGCTGTCCCTGACCCGGGAGCCCCACCTGCAGCTGACGGCGTGGCGCCGCCAGTACGGAGACGTGTTCAGTCTGCGGATGGGTCCTCAGGACGTGGTGGTTGTGAACGGGTGTGCCGCCATCAAGGAGGCCCTGGTCATGAAGGGCGCGCACTTCTCGGATAGACCCGCGCTGTTCCTCACGGAAGCTGCTTCAGCCAGCAAAG GAATCATCATGCGAAAGTATGGTGATGACTGGAAGAGCTTCCGACGGTTCGGTCTCTCCAGTCTTCGCCACTTTGGTGTCGGCAAGAAAACACTCGAGCCAAGCATTCAGCAAGAATGCCGCCGACTTAACCAGAGCTTTAAG GATTTGGACGGAGAGCCTTTCGACGCTAGTCGCTTCCTTCAAATCGCCACTGGCAATGTCATCTCTGCTATTGGACTAGGAAGGCGGTTTGAGCCGGATGATCACGACTATCAGGAACAATTAAAAAGAACTGATGTCGCCTTCAAGCTCTTTCTTCAGGCCCAGATTCTGAACTTTTATCCAACTCTAAGATATGTCCCTGGCGTTCGTGGCTTGTTAAATAAGTGGAGAGAGGTGTATTTCGCTTCAAAACAGTGGTTTTTAAAGATAATTGACGACCACAAGGAGACATTCGACCCCTCCGAGATCCGCGACATAACTGACATGTGTCTTCTGGAACTGCAACAAAGCAAGGGAAGTAAAACTTTCTTGAAGGAGGAAAACACATGGCACATCGTAGGAGATTTCCTAGCGGCAGGTACAGAAACGTCGGCGACGACTCTCTCCTGGGCACTGCTCTACCTGGCGCTCAACCCTGCGTGGCAGCGGAAAGTCCAAGAGGAGCTGGATACCGTGGTAGGAAGTGATGAAATCCCGCCTTACTCCAGACGTGAGGAGCTGCCCTACACAGAGGCGACCATCCTGGAGAGTCAGCGGATCCGCACCACGGTTCCCCTGTCCGTGCCCCACTGCACCTCGTCCCCGACCAGCCTACAGGGGTACGACATCCCTGCACACACCCAGGTGTGGGTTAACCTGTGGTCCGTCCACATGGACCCTGCCTACTGGTCCCACCCGGACACGTTCGACCCCAGCAGGTTCCTGGACGACAACGGGAGGGTCAAGGTCCCAGAGGCCTTCATGCCGTTCTCCACAG GAAGAAGAATTTGCCTAGGCGAGCAGCTGGCCAAGATGGAGCTTTTCCTGTTCCTCACGTCCCTACTGCAGCAGTTCACATTCAAACTGCCAGAGGGCGCACCTGAGCCAGATTTGTCTGGAGACATTGGCATCACCCTTCTGCCCAAACCCTTCAAGCTGCAGGCCATTTCCCGCAAGTCTTCAATGTGA